In Wolbachia endosymbiont of Cimex lectularius, the following are encoded in one genomic region:
- a CDS encoding ankyrin repeat domain-containing protein encodes MKKEEALKILGFSEGANPDDEYEIRKAYRKLALKYHPDRHSGASKDVQKQNEEKFKELDAAYKFFTGEDAKEVTNLINKNLDDIRSPEDLKFYLYKALCNQDIAFLKKLFSKFKSSKGGEFGDYINEMHFENYLPLTIALFGARDSGDFSLLNLLLTNGANPNIKVYYDETPLYCIGILEDSRIVELLLKHGANPDIKNESGGTPLIVASGKGYYETAKILLEYKADLNIQDKYGNTPLSKASFRGHYKIVELLLKHGAGKESESVNKALLEAVRFHEHGHDKEKTVELLLKYGANPNEKNYHMRLIERAPYFANSGIINCIKKIVLPYGSNDKVKKLMAEYGGVDRCYLRDQTILTCCCLIVASATLFSMASPWRYIPTTIFTLAACFFVKNAVQSAFFAKTKEPSPEFAEVITEKAVGSNAKDNSQEINSALV; translated from the coding sequence ATGAAAAAAGAAGAAGCTTTAAAAATATTAGGTTTTAGCGAGGGTGCTAATCCTGATGATGAATATGAAATTAGAAAAGCATATAGAAAATTAGCCCTAAAATATCATCCTGATAGACATTCAGGTGCAAGTAAGGATGTGCAAAAACAAAACGAAGAGAAATTTAAAGAATTAGATGCTGCATATAAATTTTTTACTGGAGAAGATGCAAAAGAGGTTACAAATCTAATCAACAAAAATTTAGATGACATTAGGTCCCCTGAAGATTTGAAGTTTTACTTATATAAGGCTCTCTGCAATCAAGATATAGCGTTTCTTAAAAAGCTTTTTTCCAAATTCAAAAGCAGTAAGGGTGGAGAATTTGGTGATTACATCAATGAAATGCATTTCGAAAATTACTTGCCATTGACGATTGCTTTATTTGGCGCTAGAGATTCAGGGGATTTTAGTCTTTTGAACCTACTTTTAACAAATGGTGCTAATCCTAACATAAAAGTATATTATGACGAAACGCCATTATATTGTATCGGAATTCTTGAAGACAGTAGAATTGTGGAGCTACTGTTAAAACATGGCGCTAACCCTGATATAAAAAATGAGAGTGGTGGCACTCCATTAATTGTGGCTTCTGGTAAAGGGTATTATGAAACTGCCAAAATACTTTTGGAATACAAGGCTGATCTTAATATACAAGATAAGTATGGTAATACTCCATTAAGTAAAGCGTCTTTTAGGGGGCATTATAAAATTGTAGAACTGCTTTTGAAGCATGGTGCTGGTAAAGAAAGCGAAAGTGTCAATAAAGCACTACTTGAAGCAGTGCGATTTCATGAACATGGGCATGATAAGGAAAAAACCGTGGAACTACTCCTAAAGTATGGTGCAAATCCTAATGAAAAGAATTACCACATGAGATTAATAGAACGTGCTCCATATTTCGCTAATAGTGGGATAATAAATTGCATTAAGAAGATTGTTTTGCCATATGGCAGCAATGACAAAGTTAAAAAGTTGATGGCTGAATACGGTGGCGTTGATAGATGCTATCTACGTGATCAAACGATACTGACTTGCTGTTGCCTGATAGTAGCTTCTGCTACTTTGTTTAGTATGGCTTCTCCTTGGCGTTATATACCGACAACGATATTTACACTTGCCGCATGTTTTTTCGTTAAAAATGCTGTACAGTCAGCATTTTTTGCAAAAACAAAAGAACCTTCTCCTGAGTTTGCTGAAGTTATTACTGAAAAAGCTGTTGGGTCAAATGCCAAGGACAATTCTCAAGAAATCAATAGTGCATTAGTTTAA
- a CDS encoding IS5 family transposase (programmed frameshift), with the protein MQKSYPSNISQEQFEKIRPILESSKQKTKPRKLDLYDVFCGVLYVLKSGCQWRMLPKGFPRWESVYYYFRVWSKKNGEEPSLLELVLKKLVGEVRISNGRKEKTSFCIIDSQSVKNADTAEKKGYDAGKKISGIKRHIAVDTQGLPHAIYVTTAEATDRSSAVKMVENAKANLSEVKNILVDAGYTGENFATQIKAIIGATVEVIKRSELHTFVVLPKRWVVERSFAWLEKCRRLWKNCERKLNTSLQMIVLSFISLLLRRF; encoded by the exons ATGCAGAAAAGTTATCCAAGTAATATAAGTCAAGAGCAGTTTGAAAAAATCAGGCCAATTTTGGAGAGTAGCAAGCAGAAAACAAAACCAAGAAAACTTGATTTGTATGACGTATTTTGTGGGGTGTTGTACGTCTTAAAAAGTGGTTGTCAGTGGAGGATGTTACCAAAGGGTTTTCCAAGATGGGAAAGCGTATATTACTATTTTCGAGTGTGGAGTAAAAAGAATGGAGAAGAGCCAAGCTTGTTGGAATTAGTCTTA AAAAAATTAGTTGGAGAGGTCCGTATCAGCAATGGTCGGAAAGAGAAAACTAGCTTTTGTATAATTGATTCTCAAAGCGTTAAAAACGCAGATACTGCTGAAAAAAAAGGCTATGATGCAGGTAAAAAGATTTCAGGGATAAAGCGCCATATTGCAGTTGATACACAAGGTTTGCCACATGCAATTTATGTAACAACGGCAGAAGCAACTGACCGTAGCAGTGCTGTGAAAATGGTCGAAAATGCTAAAGCAAACCTCTCTGAAGTTAAAAACATACTGGTTGATGCTGGCTACACAGGAGAAAATTTTGCAACACAAATAAAAGCTATCATTGGTGCGACTGTTGAAGTAATAAAGCGAAGTGAGTTACACACTTTCGTCGTATTGCCAAAAAGATGGGTTGTTGAACGCTCTTTTGCCTGGTTAGAAAAGTGCAGGCGATTGTGGAAAAATTGCGAGCGGAAGCTCAACACTAGCTTACAGATGATAGTCCTCTCCTTCATTTCTCTCCTGTTACGAAGATTTTAA
- a CDS encoding response regulator, with translation MSKRYIDSKKENRVDFILRNHGMSIIAMAVIMFLPPVVISTLYFFDIYDQHTNIEINLLVSTLMTLFIVYHVKRYRYLLNIVEFQNAIFANALNHNTEFCLILHRDEGIVYADARFYERFKDHIDNDGTLDKILEIGNISEKDKKALYHALKNNSSVQVCIALNKKDKISNFLLLFEPVPDNPQVVISSNKALNLSLAPIARPHGYFVLKATQMNKEQVYEELIEKHNIGTYIANAKGMILSVNQRFLNIFELKKLERGSSINDFVFQSKYNNTAADNEVLFCTVSGIPFKAYMSAAMFYDKHHHNYIYGFITPVESNVIDYQLHPCFTNSSIAIAQCNVNGNFIKKNTALIKLAGPDNNSIFTLTSDDYHMKIREYFSSNRINNISFDVQLSNNNNTKIYFNKFLHNRTMFILCYFVDNTEHKNLEIKLEHYQKMQAIGQLAGGIAHDFNNILTGIIGFCDLLLLQHSASDPSFGNIIQIQQNAKRGSNLVKQLLAFSRRQTMQPKIIDVNSAITNLYEMIKRLIGENIKFTAYYGRGLGMVRADQGQLEQVILNLVINASAAMEKGGELTIRTFNKKINSLNSTPKNMFSPDKEAIEHGNYVVIEVVDTGCGMTHDTIQKVFYPFFSTKDITSGTGLGLSTVYGIIKQTEGYIYVASEINHGTKFSIFLPMVYISDENHREESSEEIEKPVVNEVRSNGTILLIEDEDSVREFTTKALQRKGFDVIEASTGNKALEMISEKSLHIDLIVTDVIMPEVSGPEIVKEALIHRPGINVIFISGYAEDAFLKNDTINVEDFHFLPKPFTLNELGNKVQSVLHKVKKTV, from the coding sequence ATGAGTAAAAGATACATAGACAGCAAGAAAGAGAACAGAGTTGACTTCATATTGAGAAATCATGGAATGTCAATTATCGCTATGGCAGTCATTATGTTTTTACCTCCAGTAGTAATATCAACACTCTACTTTTTTGATATATATGACCAGCATACTAATATAGAGATTAACCTGCTAGTTAGCACTTTAATGACTCTATTTATAGTATATCATGTAAAACGCTATAGATATCTACTTAATATCGTAGAATTTCAAAATGCAATATTTGCAAATGCACTAAATCACAATACAGAATTTTGTCTTATTTTACACAGAGATGAGGGTATTGTTTATGCTGACGCAAGGTTCTACGAAAGATTCAAAGATCACATAGATAATGACGGTACATTAGACAAGATTCTTGAAATAGGGAATATTTCAGAGAAAGACAAGAAGGCGCTATACCATGCGCTAAAAAATAACTCTTCTGTACAGGTATGCATTGCCTTAAACAAGAAAGATAAAATATCTAATTTTCTTTTGCTTTTTGAACCAGTACCAGATAATCCCCAAGTTGTTATAAGTAGTAATAAGGCTCTAAATTTATCACTAGCACCAATAGCAAGACCACATGGGTATTTTGTGTTAAAAGCAACACAGATGAACAAAGAGCAGGTATACGAAGAATTAATAGAAAAGCATAATATAGGAACTTACATTGCAAATGCTAAAGGGATGATTTTATCTGTAAATCAAAGGTTTTTAAACATATTTGAACTGAAAAAACTTGAAAGAGGCAGTTCAATCAATGACTTTGTATTTCAATCTAAGTATAATAATACAGCAGCTGATAATGAAGTTTTATTTTGTACCGTAAGTGGTATTCCATTTAAGGCTTATATGAGTGCTGCTATGTTTTATGATAAACACCATCATAACTATATATATGGCTTTATTACGCCAGTTGAATCAAACGTTATTGATTATCAATTACACCCATGTTTTACAAATTCATCAATCGCTATTGCACAGTGCAATGTAAACGGTAACTTTATAAAAAAAAATACAGCGCTAATAAAGCTTGCAGGACCAGATAACAATTCGATCTTTACACTGACATCAGACGACTATCATATGAAAATACGTGAGTATTTTTCTAGTAATAGAATAAATAACATATCCTTTGATGTGCAGCTCAGCAACAACAATAATACGAAGATATATTTCAATAAGTTTCTTCATAATAGAACGATGTTCATACTCTGCTATTTTGTCGATAACACTGAGCATAAAAATCTGGAGATAAAACTTGAGCATTACCAAAAAATGCAAGCTATAGGACAGCTCGCAGGTGGTATTGCGCATGATTTTAACAATATACTAACCGGAATAATAGGATTTTGTGATTTGCTTTTGCTTCAGCACTCAGCTAGTGATCCATCTTTTGGAAATATAATACAAATACAGCAAAATGCTAAACGTGGATCAAATTTAGTTAAGCAGTTGCTTGCTTTTTCAAGAAGGCAGACAATGCAACCAAAAATTATTGATGTAAACAGTGCGATAACTAATCTTTATGAAATGATAAAGAGATTAATAGGCGAGAATATAAAATTCACTGCTTATTACGGTAGGGGTTTAGGTATGGTGAGGGCTGATCAAGGACAATTAGAGCAAGTTATACTTAACTTAGTAATAAATGCTAGTGCTGCCATGGAAAAGGGTGGAGAACTAACCATACGAACTTTTAATAAAAAGATCAATTCATTAAATTCTACACCTAAGAATATGTTTTCTCCAGACAAAGAAGCGATTGAACATGGAAATTATGTTGTAATTGAAGTAGTTGATACAGGATGTGGAATGACGCATGATACAATTCAAAAAGTATTTTACCCATTCTTTTCTACTAAAGATATTACCTCTGGTACAGGTCTTGGTCTCTCCACTGTATATGGTATTATTAAACAAACTGAAGGGTATATCTATGTTGCTAGTGAGATAAATCACGGGACTAAATTTAGTATATTTTTGCCTATGGTTTACATATCAGATGAAAATCATAGAGAGGAAAGCAGCGAAGAAATAGAGAAACCAGTAGTAAATGAAGTTAGAAGCAATGGTACAATCTTATTGATCGAAGATGAAGATTCAGTAAGAGAATTCACTACTAAAGCATTACAAAGAAAAGGGTTTGATGTAATAGAAGCTAGCACAGGCAACAAGGCATTAGAAATGATAAGCGAAAAAAGTTTACACATAGATCTAATAGTCACTGATGTGATTATGCCAGAAGTTAGCGGTCCAGAGATAGTCAAAGAAGCCTTAATTCACAGACCAGGTATCAATGTCATTTTTATTTCTGGATATGCGGAAGATGCGTTTTTGAAGAATGACACCATTAATGTGGAAGATTTCCACTTTTTACCAAAGCCATTCACCCTAAATGAATTGGGAAACAAAGTGCAAAGTGTACTACACAAAGTAAAAAAAACAGTTTAA
- the hemF gene encoding oxygen-dependent coproporphyrinogen oxidase — protein MNEQKMQAFEWFCALRNKIVESFLSVEEQSSTDPKIEKRKWDCPGGGGGESTIIYGNVFEKIGVNVSKVHGRFADSIINEIPGASESDGEFWASGISLVSHMQSPLIPAAHMNTRLMYTSKQWFGGGMDFTPIYKNEEDYKYIHESIKATCDEFDTEYYPKFKEQCDSYFFLQHRKEPRGIGGIFYDNLNSGNWESDFKFTKAVGETFLGIYLHIIRQHMQKPWTKKQRETQLIKRGRYVEFNLLYDRGTRFGLMTGGNPDAIMMSMPPLVKWL, from the coding sequence ATGAACGAACAAAAAATGCAAGCTTTTGAATGGTTCTGTGCACTGAGAAATAAAATTGTAGAGTCTTTTTTGTCAGTTGAAGAACAGTCATCCACAGATCCAAAGATTGAAAAAAGAAAATGGGATTGTCCAGGTGGTGGAGGTGGCGAATCTACAATTATTTATGGTAATGTTTTTGAAAAAATAGGGGTAAATGTTTCAAAAGTACATGGAAGATTCGCAGATTCAATTATAAATGAAATCCCTGGTGCAAGCGAGAGCGATGGGGAATTTTGGGCAAGTGGCATATCTTTAGTGTCTCACATGCAATCTCCTCTGATTCCTGCAGCACATATGAACACAAGGCTGATGTATACATCGAAACAATGGTTCGGTGGAGGAATGGACTTTACTCCAATATATAAAAATGAAGAAGATTATAAGTATATTCATGAATCAATCAAGGCAACATGTGATGAATTTGATACTGAGTATTATCCAAAATTTAAGGAGCAATGTGACAGCTACTTTTTCTTACAGCACAGGAAAGAACCACGTGGAATTGGTGGAATTTTCTATGATAATCTGAATTCTGGCAACTGGGAAAGTGACTTCAAATTTACAAAAGCAGTGGGCGAAACCTTCTTGGGAATCTATTTGCATATAATACGTCAACATATGCAAAAGCCTTGGACGAAAAAGCAGCGAGAGACCCAATTAATAAAGCGTGGCAGGTACGTAGAATTCAATCTGTTATATGACCGTGGTACAAGATTTGGTTTAATGACGGGTGGTAATCCAGATGCAATTATGATGTCAATGCCGCCTCTTGTTAAGTGGTTGTAG
- a CDS encoding invasion associated locus B family protein, translating into MRRFFVLLTFFSVSALASVSDVQLKEKYKDWLVYTALEDGEKVCYIVSYPKKKSEHYTTDRKPYVMVSYVDKKADEVSVTSGFQYDKEPVILNVDKKVKYTLPIIQGSLAWAEHTKTDQELILKMKQGLSMVVNGKTKAATVDDTYSLLGFQKAYQKMHDLCHTK; encoded by the coding sequence ATGCGTAGGTTTTTTGTACTTTTAACATTTTTTTCAGTAAGTGCTCTTGCATCGGTTAGTGATGTGCAATTGAAAGAAAAATATAAAGATTGGCTTGTGTATACTGCATTAGAAGATGGGGAAAAAGTGTGCTACATCGTGTCTTATCCTAAGAAGAAAAGTGAGCATTATACAACTGATCGTAAGCCGTATGTAATGGTTAGTTATGTCGATAAAAAAGCAGACGAGGTCAGCGTTACCTCTGGTTTTCAGTACGATAAGGAGCCTGTAATTCTTAATGTTGATAAAAAAGTCAAATATACATTGCCCATAATACAGGGGAGTCTCGCATGGGCAGAGCACACAAAAACAGACCAAGAGTTAATTCTCAAGATGAAGCAAGGATTATCAATGGTGGTCAATGGAAAAACAAAAGCAGCAACCGTTGATGACACTTATTCTCTACTTGGTTTTCAAAAGGCATATCAAAAAATGCACGATTTGTGCCACACAAAATAA
- the acnA gene encoding aconitate hydratase AcnA, whose product MNNSLNSKTILNIDGKSYSYFSLSAAGRFLGIDLTKLTCSLKVLLENLLRNEDGANVKLDDIKTLASCVEKHVDHEISYKPARVLMQDFTGVPAIVDLASMRSYMKKSGGDPSKINPSVPVDLVIDHSVQVDSYASASAFGKNVELEVKRNLERYQFLKWGESSFTNFRVVPPGTGICHQVNIEYLARVVCNDNGVVYPDTLVGTDSHTTMVNSLSVLGWGVGGIEAESVMLDQPISMVIPEVIGFKLIGKLPEGVTATDLVLTVTNILRTKGVVGKFVEFYGDGLDYLSVADRATIANMAPEYGATCGFFPIDQKTLDYLSLTGRPEELIKLVEIYAKEQGLWRSSDELAFFDVLELDLSSVEPVMAGPKRPQDKVFLSQVAESFSTSFSISESKESDVLQDGSVVIAAITSCTNTSNPSVMIAAGLVARNAIKLGIKSKPWVKTSLAPGSQVVTEYLEKSGLQQDLNALGFNLVGYGCTTCIGNSGPLNKNIENDIKSKNLTVAAVLSGNRNFEGRIHPLVKANYLASPPLVIVYALAGTVQIDLAKDPICKDKDGNDVYLKDICPTNSEIEDCVKNVVTREMFIQKYENVFSGDEHWQKIKCEKSEIYNWNTESTYIQNPPYFDNLSMENDKNNVVDMKGVRILAMFGDSVTTDHISPAGNIASNSPAGIYLKGLGIEPQDFNSYGSRRGNHNVMMRGTFANIRIRNEMVSNEGGYTKHIPSQETMSIFDAAMRYKEEAVPLVVVAGKEYGTGSSRDWAAKGTALLGIKAVIAESFERIHRSNLVGMGVLPLAFQDGVTRKIFDGSEIISIKGKIVPNGNLEFIIKRKDNSEQSIQLKCCVQTATEMKYLMSGGVLSYILLLT is encoded by the coding sequence ATGAATAATTCTTTAAATTCAAAAACAATTTTAAACATTGACGGAAAGTCATATAGCTACTTTAGCCTCAGCGCTGCTGGTAGATTTTTAGGAATAGATCTAACTAAATTAACCTGTTCGCTCAAGGTATTGCTTGAGAACTTATTGCGCAACGAAGATGGAGCGAACGTAAAGTTGGATGATATAAAAACATTAGCAAGTTGCGTTGAGAAACACGTTGATCACGAAATTAGCTACAAACCAGCAAGGGTATTGATGCAGGATTTTACAGGAGTTCCCGCTATTGTCGATTTAGCGTCAATGCGTAGTTATATGAAAAAAAGCGGAGGTGATCCAAGCAAAATAAATCCGTCTGTACCGGTTGATCTTGTGATTGACCATTCTGTTCAAGTAGATAGTTATGCAAGTGCTTCTGCATTTGGTAAAAACGTTGAACTGGAAGTAAAAAGAAATTTGGAGAGATATCAATTCTTGAAATGGGGCGAATCATCCTTCACAAATTTTAGGGTAGTGCCGCCTGGCACGGGAATTTGCCACCAAGTGAATATCGAGTATTTAGCACGAGTTGTATGTAACGATAATGGGGTTGTATATCCTGATACCTTAGTTGGCACGGACAGCCACACTACTATGGTCAACAGCTTATCAGTTCTTGGCTGGGGCGTTGGGGGAATAGAAGCTGAATCTGTGATGCTTGATCAGCCAATTAGTATGGTGATTCCAGAGGTAATAGGATTTAAATTAATTGGAAAACTTCCAGAAGGAGTAACTGCAACTGACCTAGTGCTAACAGTCACAAATATCTTAAGAACAAAAGGTGTTGTTGGCAAATTCGTGGAATTTTATGGTGATGGTTTGGATTATTTATCTGTGGCAGATAGGGCAACCATAGCCAACATGGCTCCAGAGTATGGTGCAACTTGTGGGTTTTTTCCTATTGATCAGAAAACACTAGATTATTTAAGCTTAACCGGAAGGCCGGAAGAGCTGATTAAGTTGGTTGAAATCTATGCAAAAGAGCAAGGACTGTGGCGAAGCAGTGACGAGTTGGCGTTTTTTGACGTACTAGAGCTTGATTTATCAAGCGTGGAGCCAGTAATGGCTGGTCCAAAAAGACCACAAGATAAGGTTTTTCTCTCACAAGTGGCAGAGTCTTTTTCTACATCATTTTCAATTAGTGAGTCAAAGGAAAGTGATGTACTTCAAGATGGAAGTGTAGTTATTGCAGCAATAACAAGCTGTACCAACACCTCAAACCCAAGTGTGATGATTGCTGCTGGTCTTGTAGCTCGCAATGCGATTAAACTTGGAATAAAATCAAAGCCTTGGGTTAAAACTTCTCTCGCCCCGGGATCACAAGTTGTAACAGAATATTTAGAAAAATCAGGACTACAGCAAGATCTAAATGCTTTAGGCTTTAATTTGGTTGGATACGGTTGCACAACCTGCATTGGAAATTCCGGTCCGCTTAATAAAAATATAGAAAATGATATTAAAAGCAAAAACTTAACCGTCGCCGCGGTTTTATCTGGTAATCGCAATTTTGAAGGAAGAATCCATCCTTTAGTCAAAGCCAATTATTTAGCATCTCCACCGCTTGTTATTGTGTATGCACTTGCAGGTACTGTGCAGATTGACTTAGCAAAAGATCCTATATGCAAAGACAAGGATGGAAATGACGTTTACCTCAAAGATATATGCCCAACGAACAGTGAAATCGAAGATTGTGTTAAAAATGTGGTAACGCGTGAGATGTTCATACAAAAGTATGAGAATGTTTTCTCCGGTGACGAACATTGGCAAAAGATAAAGTGTGAGAAAAGTGAAATCTACAACTGGAACACGGAAAGCACTTATATACAAAACCCTCCTTATTTTGATAATTTATCGATGGAGAATGATAAAAATAACGTGGTCGACATGAAGGGTGTGCGAATACTGGCAATGTTTGGCGACAGTGTAACTACTGACCACATTTCTCCTGCTGGAAATATTGCTTCAAACAGTCCTGCAGGTATATATTTGAAAGGTCTTGGAATTGAACCACAGGATTTCAACTCATATGGGTCCCGTCGTGGTAATCACAACGTAATGATGCGTGGAACCTTTGCTAATATCAGAATAAGAAACGAAATGGTGAGCAATGAAGGTGGTTATACAAAACACATTCCTTCTCAAGAGACTATGTCAATTTTTGATGCAGCAATGCGGTATAAAGAAGAAGCTGTTCCATTAGTTGTCGTTGCAGGAAAAGAATATGGTACAGGTTCAAGCAGAGACTGGGCAGCAAAGGGTACTGCGCTGTTAGGAATTAAAGCTGTAATTGCAGAAAGCTTTGAACGTATACACAGATCCAACTTAGTCGGTATGGGTGTTCTTCCGCTTGCATTTCAAGATGGAGTAACCAGAAAAATATTTGATGGTAGTGAGATAATAAGCATAAAAGGTAAAATAGTGCCAAATGGAAATCTAGAATTTATCATAAAAAGAAAGGATAATTCAGAGCAATCCATTCAACTTAAGTGCTGTGTACAAACTGCAACTGAGATGAAATACTTAATGAGTGGTGGAGTGTTGAGTTATATACTTCTCTTGACTTAG
- a CDS encoding ATP-dependent DNA helicase RecG, with product MSLNEQPDVLAFLNGKLENIPKFHSIILPKLCGGDRVMDLLFYRPHSYVDRSKSLLDAQVGELTTFTAKVHEHQPPTFRGRPYKIVVKGESQYIFIVFFNYSVKYLYKSFPIGAHVIISGKLDKFAGYWQITHPDYVSLNIDQFEEIARIEPVYQLCCGITNKSIKNIINSNLKELPDLPEWIDGTLIEQKKWLSWRESIIKLHRPRSLAEAEVCRKRLAYDELFAYQLALKLARENHVRKERREFTISNKYKEQVLNGLSFQLTNDQIRAIDEISERQKSKYRMVSLLQGDVGSGKTVVALFTMLSVVENNMQAALMAPTTILAEQHYNWIEEALSCTDIKVALLTGKTTRKERKTIMNELASGILNIVVGTHALFQANVTFKNLGLAVIDEQQRFGVMQRNRLVGKGENTDILFVTATPIPRTLQQAMYGDVECSVLREKPKSRLPIKTVTMNTKRVPDIIERLKDAVNRSEKAYWICPYIEENEELNIVAAEMRFQELQKTFFDKVGIIHGKLTQDQKDQAMFSFKRNEFSLLVATTVIEVGIDVPDATIMIIENAEQFGLSQLHQLRGRVGRGSKPSFCVLLYDNLSKSSSSKLKIMCESQDGFHIAEKDMMLRGSGDILGIKQSGCMEFKFNDLYKDRELLNLAYNNAKGAIAENKSFELLLDIFEYRSRLHFSKFQ from the coding sequence ATGAGTCTCAACGAGCAACCAGATGTGTTGGCCTTTCTAAATGGCAAGCTGGAGAATATACCTAAGTTTCATTCCATAATATTGCCTAAACTTTGTGGTGGAGATAGAGTAATGGACCTGCTGTTTTACAGGCCACACAGTTATGTAGATAGAAGTAAATCGCTACTTGATGCTCAAGTTGGAGAACTTACAACTTTCACAGCAAAAGTTCATGAACATCAGCCACCCACTTTTAGGGGTAGGCCATATAAAATAGTCGTTAAAGGCGAAAGTCAGTATATATTCATAGTCTTTTTTAATTACTCAGTTAAATATTTATATAAATCATTTCCAATTGGAGCCCATGTAATCATCAGTGGTAAACTTGACAAATTTGCTGGATATTGGCAAATTACTCACCCAGATTACGTATCGCTTAACATCGACCAATTTGAAGAGATAGCTCGCATAGAGCCGGTTTACCAATTATGTTGCGGCATTACTAACAAGAGTATTAAAAACATAATAAATTCCAATCTAAAAGAATTGCCTGATTTGCCAGAGTGGATAGATGGTACATTAATCGAGCAAAAAAAATGGCTGAGTTGGAGAGAAAGCATTATAAAGCTGCACAGACCAAGGTCATTGGCAGAAGCGGAAGTTTGTCGGAAAAGGCTTGCCTATGATGAATTGTTTGCGTATCAACTAGCACTAAAGCTTGCAAGAGAAAATCACGTAAGAAAAGAGAGAAGAGAATTTACAATATCTAATAAATATAAAGAGCAAGTTTTAAATGGATTGTCGTTCCAATTAACAAACGATCAAATTCGTGCAATAGATGAAATTTCTGAGAGACAAAAATCCAAATACCGCATGGTAAGCTTGCTACAAGGTGATGTCGGTAGTGGCAAGACCGTGGTTGCACTTTTTACGATGCTGAGTGTGGTGGAAAACAACATGCAGGCAGCTCTAATGGCACCAACTACTATCTTAGCAGAGCAACATTATAATTGGATCGAAGAGGCTTTATCTTGCACCGATATAAAAGTTGCTCTGCTTACTGGTAAAACTACGCGCAAAGAAAGAAAGACTATCATGAACGAACTTGCAAGTGGTATTTTAAATATAGTGGTTGGCACTCATGCATTGTTTCAAGCTAACGTTACATTTAAAAATTTAGGGCTTGCAGTCATAGACGAACAACAGCGGTTTGGGGTGATGCAGAGAAATCGTTTGGTAGGAAAGGGAGAAAATACCGACATACTTTTTGTTACTGCCACTCCTATCCCAAGGACTTTGCAGCAAGCCATGTATGGCGATGTTGAATGCTCCGTTTTAAGGGAAAAACCAAAATCCAGGTTGCCAATAAAAACTGTTACTATGAACACCAAGAGGGTACCAGATATTATTGAAAGGCTCAAGGATGCTGTAAATAGGAGCGAAAAAGCATATTGGATTTGTCCATATATAGAAGAAAACGAAGAACTAAATATTGTTGCAGCAGAGATGCGCTTTCAGGAATTGCAAAAAACATTTTTTGATAAAGTTGGAATAATACACGGAAAACTAACTCAAGATCAGAAAGATCAAGCCATGTTTTCTTTCAAAAGAAATGAATTTTCCCTCCTAGTTGCAACAACTGTAATAGAAGTTGGTATAGATGTACCAGATGCAACCATTATGATTATAGAAAATGCAGAGCAATTTGGGTTATCGCAGTTACATCAGTTGAGAGGTAGGGTAGGGCGAGGAAGTAAGCCATCTTTTTGCGTATTACTATACGATAATCTAAGCAAAAGCTCATCTTCGAAGTTAAAGATCATGTGTGAGTCACAAGATGGATTTCACATTGCTGAGAAGGACATGATGCTGAGAGGCAGCGGAGATATCTTAGGCATAAAACAATCAGGATGCATGGAGTTTAAATTTAATGACTTATATAAAGATAGAGAGCTACTCAACCTTGCATACAATAATGCGAAAGGTGCAATTGCTGAGAATAAATCTTTTGAACTACTACTTGATATATTTGAATATAGAAGTAGATTACATTTTTCAAAATTTCAGTGA